One region of Pagrus major chromosome 5, Pma_NU_1.0 genomic DNA includes:
- the LOC140995761 gene encoding zinc finger MIZ domain-containing protein 2-like, with amino-acid sequence MNPLNQMKAGLANNPHSEGSYPYDPSSWQQPTNQPTGSLSVVTTVWGVTNPSASQGLGGGVMGPGANPGGGPMMQGPGGPGMAGGPGGYMGQQGYGEPSKGYMNQGMYGRTSGGYAGGPGGYTGSYPSNPGGSRGSADFTQAAAAAAVAAAAATATATATATVAAIQEKQNQEMNYGQMGGPAYNNQFMAHSGPRGPPGMAPGGMGPGPGPTRGPPSMGHMYGPGGGPQRVPQHPNYGPGPQQGHLRPPQGLKRPYSSESFPGMSQQYGVPVGSSVNVMSGPGGAGGSIPGSGGGGHAGPGPYSGPNMQYHPGPGGPGPAPQRSGSSPSYQSHKMPLPQYPPSGPPNSQYYKQEQFNGQGGGLNTLTTGGAAGVYNSFNQPSGPGRGLPGYPSSPVPGNPTPPITPSSSMAPPYMSPGNSDVKPPPSSFLPDIKPNMAGLPPPPPTGNPSDDLRLTFPVRDGVVLEPFRLEHNLAVSNHVFQLRDSVYKTLIMRPDLELQFKCYHHEDRQMNTNWPASVQVSVNATPLTIERGDNKTSHKPLYLKQVCQPGRNTIQITVTACCCSHLFVLQLVHRPSVRSVLQGLMKKRLLPAEHCVTKIKRNFSSGSIPGTPGLNGEDGVEQTAIRVSLKCPITFRRIQLPARGHDCRHIQCFDLESYLQLNCERGTWRCPVCNKTALLEGLEVDQYMLGILIYVQNSEYEEITIDPVCSWKPVPVKPDIHVKEESDGPVLKRCRTLSPSHMVLPSVMEMIASLGPAPSSAASSSPMPYSSLPTGGGSNSGNTPDYPGAAPSYPAQSAGFSDFTGPGTPGVGGDFSSPGPPPLSYQSELSSALLTPDKPPPHPLAGQMSVSGRLDSTSHGAPLSQQQSQGLHGNSQLGGGNQMMQRSNQNPRLQGDGSFGLGGSAEVPEPTLDLLPELTNPDELLSYLGPPDLPNNNNDDLLSLFENN; translated from the exons ATGAACCCTCTGAACCAGATGAAGGCCGGACTGGCCAACAACCCGCACAG tgaggGTTCGTACCCCTACGACCCCTCCAGCTGGCAGCAGCCCACCAATCAGCCCACAGGATCCCTCTCCGTGGTAACCACTGTGTGGGGAGTGACCAATCCCTCGGCCAGCCAG GGTCTGGGTGGAGGGGTGATGGGTCCCGGAGCCAACCCAGGCGGGGGGCCCATGATGCAGGGCCCCGGAGGTCCGGGCATGGCCGGAGGACCAGGAGGCTACATGGGCCAGCAGGGCTACGGAGAGCCCAGCAAAGGCTACATGAACCAGGGAATGTACGGCCGGACGAGTGGGGGATACGCTGGAGGACCGGGGGGATATACGGGGAG TTACCCGTCCAACCCCGGAGGCTCCAGAGGGTCAGCTGACTTCACTCAggctgctgccgccgccgctgtcgctgctgctgctgccacggCAACCGCCACCGCTACTGCAACCGTCGCCGCCATCCAGGAGAAACAAAACCAGGAAATGAACTATGGACAG atgggAGGTCCAGCCTATAACAACCAGTTCATGGCCCACTCGGGCCCCCGCGGCCCCCCTGGCATGGCTCCTGGAGGTATGGGTCCTGGTCCAGGACCTACAAGAGGCCCTCCCTCAATGGGCCACATGTACGGACCTGGAGGCGGCCCCCAGCGGGTCCCTCAGCACCCAAACTACGGACCTGGACCACAGCAGGGCCACCTGAGGCCCCCACAGGGTCTCAAACGGCCGTACAGCTCTGAG TCATTCCCAGGAATGTCTCAGCAGTACGGCGTCCCAGTCGGCTCCAGTGTGAACGTGATGTCGGGTCCTGGCGGTGCCGGTGGTTCAATTCCAGGTTCGGGTGGAGGCGGTCACGCCGGCCCCGGCCCGTACTCTGGCCCCAACATGCAGTACCATCCAG GTCCTGGAGGTCCAGGCCCCGCCCCACAACGCTCCGGCTCCTCCCCCTCCTATCAGAGCCATAAGATGCCCCTCCCACAGTATCCCCCCTCTGGACCCCCCAACTCACAGTACTACAAG caggAACAGTTTAATGGTCAGGGTGGAGGTCTAAACACTCTGACAACAGGGGGCGCTGCTGGTGTCTACAACTCCTTTAACCAGCCGTCTGGG cctggtCGAGGGTTGCCAGGTTACCCCTCCTCGCCGGTTCCTGGAAACCCGACCCCTCCCATCACCCCCAGCAGCTCCATGGCCCCGCCCTACATGTCGCCCGGCAACAGTGACGTCAAGCCGCCGCCCTCTTCCTTCCTGCCTGACATCAAACCCAACATGGCGGGCCTGCCCCCCCCTCCGCctacag GTAACCCTAGCGACGACCTGCGGCTGACCTTCCCGGTGCGTGACGGTGTGGTCCTAGAGCCCTTCAGATTAGAGCACAACCTTGCTGTGAGCAACCACGTCTTCCAGCTGAGAGACTCCGTCTACAAAACACTCATCAtgag accgGACCTGGAGCTCCAGTTTAAGTGTTACCACCACGAGGATCGACAGATGAACACTAACTGGCCCGCCTCCGTCCAG gtgaGTGTGAATGCGACTCCTCTCACCATTGAGCGAGGTGACAACAAAACTTCCCATAAACCTTTGTACCTGAAGCAAGTCTGTCAACCGGGCAGGAACACCATCCAGATCACTGTGACGGCCTGCTGCTGt tctcaCCTGTTTGTCCTCCAGCTGGTTCACCGTCCGTCGGTGCGGTCGGTGCTGCAGGGTCTGATGAAGAAGAGGCTGCTGCCTGCAGAGCACTGTGTCACCAAGA TAAAGAGGAACTTCAGTAGCGGTTCCATCCCCGGGACCCCCGGGTTAAACGGAGAGGACGGCGTGGAGCAGACCGCCATCCGAGTCTCGTTAAAATGTCCGATCACTTTCCGCCGCATCCAGCTGCCCGCCAGAGGCCACGACTGCAGACACATACAG tgttttgatCTGGAGTCGTACCTGCAGCTCAACTGTGAGAGAGGAACATGGAGATGTCCTGTGTGCAA taaaaCAGCGCTGTTGGAGGGTCTGGAGGTGGATCAGTACATGTTGGGGATCCTCATCTACGTTCAGAA ttcgGAGTACGAGGAGATCACCATCGACCCGGTGTGCAGCTGGAAGCCGGTCCCTGTGAAGCCTGACATCCATGTGAAGGAGGAGTCTGACGGTCCGGTGTTGAAGCGCTGCCGGACGCTCAGCCCGAGTCACATGGTCCTGCCCAGCGTCATGGAGATGATTGCATCACTAGGCCCCGCCCCTTCCTctgccgcctcctcctccccgaTGCCCTACTCCTCCCTGCCTACAGGGGGCGGCAGCAACAGCGGCAACACGCCGGACTACCCCGGAGCAG CTCCGTCCTATCCCGCTCAGTCTGCCGGCTTCTCGGACTTCACCGGCCCCGGGACCCCAGGGGTCGGGGGGGACTTCTCCTCCCCCGggcctccccctctctcctacCAGTCTGAGCTCTCCAGTGCCCTCCTCACCCCCGACAAACCCCCCCCTCACCCGCTGGCTGGACAG atGTCGGTCTCAGGCCGCCTGGACTCCACTTCCCATggtgctcctctctcccagCAGCAGTCGCAGGGTCTCCACGGAAACTCCCAGCTTGGGGGCGGCAACCAGATGATGCAGCGTAGCAACCAGAATCCCCGTCTCCAAGGCGACGGCTCCTTCGGTCTTGGGGGGTCTGCGGAGGTTCCAGAACCGACTCTGGAT ctgcttcCTGAGTTGACCAACCCAGACGAGTTGCTGTCGTACCTCGGACCTCCGGACCTCCCGAACAACAACAACGACGACCTGCTGTCGCTGTTCGAGaacaactga